In Cydia amplana chromosome 5, ilCydAmpl1.1, whole genome shotgun sequence, the genomic window TATCTAGGagtcgaagtggtcgccatggccgaaatcggccgtaccatcatcatcatcatgataGAATTGACAAATGCGTGTATAAAAGGATGGTTGCAAAAAAATTCTAAACTGCATTAGTCTTCCTATTTCGATATCGTTCGGCACAAACACTTACGGGTCACAGAAACGAGTGTCAGTCATATTTACTAAAATACATTTGACATTAGATAGCACTAACGTATCCTTAGTTTCACACTCGACTTTAAACCGCGCGGTTCGTAGATCAAAATACCGACGGTTTAATATCTGGTGTGGCACGGTTTAAAAAAGGAAGCTTTACTTGAACATTGCCAATAGTAGAGGAATTACGCAAACTTACATTCCTAAGCTTACACTAAAATAAACTGACATATTCGACGTACATTTCAAAACAAATTTGTAccttaataataatgtaataaggcgcatttttgttttgaaaattgtAAAGATTATGGTCGTTTTGGTACCAAAGTACCTCCACCGGAATGAAGCTAACTGTATTAAAATAAGGTTAGAGTTTTAGagtgattgagttttttttatttttgtattgctcaaagtgtaatttaatttgtaaccaTGTGTTTGTACGTTTTCGTGTATATTCCCGTAACGATGATATGATACCATTGTAAGTGCAgtgtataatatttaactatataatttatttattaatttgcaaAATGGTTTTTATTTCATGACCCTCCCTCAGACGAAAATGCGACCTATGCATATAAGCGTAGGGTTGAAAATTAGGTATCCTGTCCTAACGTCGGCCACCGGTCGTATcgctagggctcatttagacggcgcgcgaactcgtatacgattttagttacattgcggaccaattGAGGTtgcaacaattcagccgaccgatcaaatgacgcaatgtaatgaaactcgcatgcgagttctcgcaccgtctaaatgagcccttacccTCTGGGCACTGAAGTAACGGCCCCGTTTTTTTGCCGAGGTGTCACTCTAacgcagcggttctcaatcttttttttgacggaacccttttggaaagcgaaatacttgatggaaccctacaatacggtggcggcatagtaaaatttttcgaggcgactaaagcatagtgttctaaattcttgcggaacccctgcaggggtgtcgcggaaccctagggttccgcggaacacacttagagtacgGCTGCTCTAACGTCTAGACTagactataatataaaaatatttcctgGCCAATTTAGTTATAGACCATTTTGATCATTTTAGTGAGTACAAGTTGGCACTATTACACTTACTGATACTGTTTGTTGTGGCAACAAGGAGTTGTGAAGGAGGAATGTACAGTCGACTAACataaaatgtagaaaattgtatcATTCCGGCGTAATAAAGTTGTTTTTTAACGGCAATCACCTAGCCAAACAATTTCAATTCTGAAATTAGAAAGAACTTACATCAAGAACAtacattggtggaccttattacaaaaggcataaggtccaccgatgtacagttaacagtgtaggGTGTAGGCGATAGTATTACTGTTCAATAATTACGTGTTCTTTTAACACTACAAATAATGATATCCCATTTTGCaagatattaacttatttaacgTAGATGAGTTAGATGACTGTACATGAGGtacacacacaaataaaataGGTCACTGTTAACTTAGCAACTATAATTGATTCAACAACGCCTACTTTCATTTGAAAACAGTTCACAACACACAAGTTCAATTCTACAAGTTCGCTATGTTGTCACGTCGGGAAAAACTGTACGTTCAGCCTTGGGAGGAAAGAAGGTTCCAGGACCATAGATCAAAGGTAAGTTACTCATTCGCAGATACCTATagattttacttttattaaggTAAGTTAGTACCTAAGAATTCGAACCTGTTAAGGTACCTGAACCAATGAAGACCCATCGTGAACCCATTTACACGAGTATGAAATCTTTCTAGAGCAGATATCATAGATTTTACGCTTATCCTAGCCCTAGATACAACCGTTGTAAATTTAATGTAGTCGGAATACCTATATCGTAATCACCTAAATAACCATACGAGTAAACCGTAAACATTTTTAGAAGCACTTTCACCATGACCGCACTTCCCCAGTAAGAAGAGGGAAATGTTGATCATGGTAGGACTTCCAACTCTTTATTTACGGTCAGAATAGGCGAAGTTACTCTTATCGGTGGATTTGCTCCGAATGATTACATTAGTCGTAGTAAAATTGGACTTTGAATTAagagttttaattttttgctttAGAGCGTAAATATCCATAGTTGAATCATCATCGACTAAGTAATTCTAAATTAGAGTTTTGAGCGTAGCGAGAGGTTCAAAAAGCCAATAACTTTGGTCTCGTGTGCTACCTACAACTGTTAATACCCTGGTGCGAGAGTATAATAGACAATAAACCTAGATGTCCTAGGTCAAAAATTCTTGTATTGCCAAGGTCCGCTCAGCGCTTCCCGCTATAGACGACCGCCCCCCGCCCCCGCGCGCCCACGTCGCCGTCAAGCTGAAGAAGTACCAACGAGAGGCCGACCGAGCCCGCAAGATAGAGCGAGACAACTATAGCCTGCTGCAGCGGCTCTCTTCCATCATGAGGACTAAGCGGCTCGACAACTGCTGGGAGACGCCACTGCCCAAGTaggtgtacctacttattacctaTGAAAGCTAGTGGTATACTTATTTTCTACTCATCGACTAGTACTacgactagagttagaccaagttaagtctgcagcgattttgatagcacagactgcaaGTGTTAAAATTACACTTACACAGAatcagaattgtttattgcactcATATTAGTATACAGATCTTAAAACTATTTAGTAGTTCCACATGAACCCTGTAAGGGTATAGCAATATGCTTAACACTAACTTATGAGATAACATGCATTATAGGCTTAAGCCAATTCCTAAGAGCTTACACAGTCTGTGCTATTAAAATCGCAGCCAACTTGGCTtgattaagacttcgtatacctaCCAAACTACAATCGCATACTTTTCAGTATGAGTTCCCGACTTGAttactaaattatttaaaaattctcATAATCATCAATTTATCGCCAGTTTTCGTCACAAAGTGGGCATATTCTACGAAGAAGATGCGCTGAGCGGGCGCGTGGCGGCGCGGGCCTGCTCGCAGGTGTCCGAAGATTGTTCATATACGGGGCATGTTAAATGCTTCGCCTGCTACCAGAAGAGGGTAcgttcatagagaaatatagtaagccaagagtgctcactccatacatcagttcagactattaatttcagtgtctacatctagcatcgagtagcggaactatcagtaatgccacttgacaatagatgtagcaccgaccggaaagtcttatctcaatctcaacggcataagactttccggtcggtgctacatctattgtcaagtagcagtactgatagttccgctactcgatgctagatgctaagtctttttggtagtaaaactgatgtatggagtgagcactctatgtatttttttctctatggtttcaaGTATGTTTTATGAGTCTAAATAACAGTATCATGtcatcaaaaaaaaatgtgtcccttTCCTAACACTGCTAGAATGGACAGTGCTATCAGTTGCAAAATTTGAGGCCACTACTTCGCCTTCAGTTAATATACCTATTCCTAAGCGTGCTTTAAACAATAACATTAAGGTTTAAGAGTAGCCAGTCGACTGTCGCGGCatgttaattatttttcataCCGAAAAAAACGACATCATATGTGATTAAATTCATTTCTCATACAAGTAATATAATCTATTTGTTACAGAAAACCGTGCTCCAGCTGAATAAAGTGTACGGCACACGCTCCTCTTCCTCTACCCTGCCTTCTATCTGActgatttattaatataaataatagaatTATTCAATATAATGTAACTTTTTTGGTACACCATTTATATAGCAAGGTTTGTACCTGCGTGACATTGTATcggccacactgttaactgtacattggtgaactttatgccttttgtaataaggtccaccgatgtagtGTTGCTGTTTATACCTATTTGTGATGTGTGTATCACGTGTGAATCAAATTTTGTAtcataaacaaaacaataaactgATATACTGTCTAAAAATATTTTCGTGATACATACCCTTTATTCCTCCAGGAACAGAAAGTTGAATTCTCATAATGTTGAATTATCGAAATGTTGGATTCCCAAAATGTTGAATTCTTAAAATGCTAAATCTCAAAATGTTCCTATTTttaggcggtttgcccttcgggcacctgaagctacctaacaaacctaacctaacctacctacgcttttttccccaaagtataatgttttcacggatatCAGACTAAATCAATCTatctccgtctagttaagttcagGAGGAAATGGTTCTTGGAAAACCTTGCGGAAAAGTATACATTTTGAGAATTcaactttttaatatttcaacATTATAAGAATTCAACATTTtgcgaaactaaaaaaaatctacattcTGGGAAAgtcaacatttcaggatttcaacattttaggaaTTCAACTTTCTGTTCCTGGACGCTTTTATTGTGCTGAATACTTTTCTTAGGAAATGACCAGTGGTGGAGCGTCCATAGAACTCGATTCCCATCGGCTTGCCTATTTAGAGACATCTGAGCCTTTATTCTAGAAATTCCAAAGAAGCAGCGAGCCACATAAACTTCGGCTTGCCTAGTGAGAATTTTTGGCACGCCGCTAAGTATTTATCTCTAATGAGCCTCAACTCAAAAAAATAGTTTCTGTCGTGCTGATTAATGTGacactattgaaataaaaataaaacaagcatTAAATTggacagaatttattgatatagATACAAATGGGCTCAATGTCATACTGAACATAATTTCATAGAGCCTACGCTCTTACGTTCTGAGTTAAAATGAAACATAAATACTATGTTATATCAAAAGCTGTCGATGCATACGCTAGTAACTCACGACGCTTCCATTAAAGCTATTTGAGTCATACAGACGTAGAAAACCGAAATGTCTCTTCCGTTACCGAAAATTAAGTGcactgaatttttttttgccgCAACATAGCGCCCAAAAATATTTAACACAATCTTATTTTTattagagccataagagcgtcttttttttcagttaattttCAGTCACAGAATAGACTCTGTACGACCCGTTTTCGTGTTTGTCCATCAAATTACGAAATCGATAAAAACAAGTTGACAAAAAAACAATAGATCATCACATTAGAGTTATCACAACGAAGCCGCAGCACCGCGGGCAGCCGATTCAACTTTACATCAATTATAGCAAGCGTTGTACATGTAAACACCATTTATATCTTGTaaaatcatagactaggaatcctctagacggagtttagagcaattatttcatgaaaccgacgctgccaaaaatacgggggtgcggggggacgaggtgagcgaatcccgtgccgtgattggtccgttcaaagacacggaccaatcacggcacgggattgactcgtagatggagtaaaactaccgtataagtggcagagggggtagcgacactatgctcagtctagaggatgtcttgtccgtgtgtaaaataaaatcctGAACGTCTACTGAAACGTATCCTTATTTTTATGTGTGGCAACACCTACTTGCTGCGAGATTTCATTAatgttagaccaagataattctgcaacgacagcacagactgtgcgagtgttatttatacgccatagtttcatagaagtttgacgtctaTAACACTTGCAGTCTgggttatcaaaatcgctgaaGGTGAAGACTTATCTGGGTTTAACTCTATTTTACAAGATATCTATGGTGTGCATAGGTACAACACTAGTTTACCTAGTTTATACAATGTCGGTGCTAGGGCCTTTTTGCGCCGCCGAGCGGTCGTGAAGTCGCTTAGTTTACTTACAGCTAGCCCCGCCGCCCGAAAGGCGAAATAAATACGAACGAGTGCAATAGTTCAAGATATACTTACACCATTGACCACAGACAATAaaacgaaatttaaaaaataattcatgACGTCTTAAGCGTCATATAGTAGAAAAAGCATCTTTCCGACTTTTATTATTGTCTGTGGTCCGACATATAATATTATGCAAGTATATCGTTGGGTCATTTTGGCATAAGATGCTGTGATAGTTTGTCTGACACCCTTTTTTCAaatcacaaaaaatattgataatatattttacctaaaaaaatattatgttataaacataaaaaaatattggaaacaTAATGTTTCAAAAAGTAACGGATACTTCGTTAACTAGTAAACTGGAAATATTCTATTTTGAATTTTCTTTTATTGTACAGTTAGCCACCACAAAATATACATCCAAACAACAAAAACATCGAAATTCCATATCAAATTTTAGCCACATTAAATAGTTATGGCTGACTGTACTAAacgttatttatataaaatattaggGCATCAAACTGCTACCACCGTCCATGAAACGCTATAATGGCTGCCTGCGACAATGGACGAAGGCACAACCACCTAAACAACCTCCCTGCTAAATAcataaactacaaaaaataatttacttttgaATCACATGTGTATAAGTTATaactatgtatacattttttttactaaactcTTACCATCCTATGCTATTTTTATACAAGAGGCAAACGAGCGGATGAAgtttgatggtaagcgattaacGTCGCcgatggacacccgcaacaccagaggggttgtatgtgcgttgccggcctttaaggcTTATTCCGTTCTAATCaggattaggtacctaattttaagtttttgGCGTAGGAACTAGTTTTTAAGGAAGCGACTGTcatttgaccttccaacccaaaagGAAAACTAGACTTACTGAGCTAAGTTGGAGTCATGATGAAAATTTATACATATTCATAACCTATACAAATcacaaatatttaatatcaaCAGGGAAgttgttttaaaattcgaacTAATGATACGTTCACGATTACTTAGGGTTTTTAGTTGTTTAAGCGTGCTAAATAACACGATTGTTACCGAAAGGGACGCCGCTATATGTGGGACTGAGAGAGCATTACTTTCATTCTTCAATCGTGCCATAAAGCAAAGGCTTAGGGATTAAATCAAAACGTCATTCCTAGACTTATATACAAGCATTTAGTCTTATTACGACTCGTGTATGACTTTTTTGTAACCGTTTGACTTCGGCCCCCATTTCATAAAACGTTATTATAAGATTCAAGttacgattacaaaaaaaagtcacAACCGTTTGTGAGTCACATGCGCGTCAAGGTGTAGCTTGTATCACATGAGATTCATGGATTTTAGTCGAGTACGGAGCTCGTAAACTGAAATCTAATGACGCTTcgggattaaaataaatacgctgTTGTGATTGTTACGTGACGGcgtcaaaataatttaaaaaacagtTTTAATCCAAAGACATCATCAAATAGATAATGacagccaaagtggccaaatatattgtaacctttgttaccatagaaataaggatgtcGTCACTTTTTGATGCCGGTTATTTACATCACAGCAGTATGCCTGCATGAATCTCTGACCAAGCTACATCTGgtatcacagaacaagttagaatggcgatgcgagcagggtacgtgtcgccgccggttttgagcaaacgctcgcatgctactcgcccgcgctgaccgaaaatgaagtaaacatgcctttttgcgccacaataaccttcagattaagaagccagacatcaaatctgtctaaaggtagggttgccagatcgaaaggcgctattatcgggaaaaaatataaatttttcgggattttgggccttaagtcgggaaaaaaaccattcaaatttaattaattgaattaaaaacaacgatattttacattattggcactacttctcagctgctctgcccaatttTGCGGGTTtgacgcgggtcgctggttcgctcgacgacagttcagaacttgaaattattgttttataacgtgatgctgtttttcgggacaattttcactttgtcgggaatcgggaacacatgctaaaaatcgggagaatcccgccgaatcccgaccatctggcaaccctatctaaaggaggcgtatccattcaccaggcacacaagtttttactaccgttgcgcgagtgttagtaaatgtgtctgaacgagcggcgacaccggttccgatactaactgcgcgcgatagccattctaacctctaaTAATGTTCTGTGTCTGGTATCACATGTGAGTCACTCGCACtgaagctttggattcctccgaaaacggtgccgtcatatgacggccgtcatatagcggcagcaaaagacggccgtctttacggtggcgacatgtggaaagtaccacggcgtcataacacaccgtcatccaccaaggtcaaagcggcaaatttgaaaaatgtaggcgcgatgggataacgtcccatagaaaattttaatttcgcgccttttcctactgacaagatttgctcgaTCATCTATAATTGACTTGGAGGATGCAATATCATCAGaataggaaaataatcgtagtacggaatcatttattcaaatctcgtgtgatttattcaaaatggcgtcaccgctatctaataaaacgttcacgaaactatcgacaccgtcatctTACGtcacgttgacaatcaacgtaacgtaacgccgcctaggaaaccgcgccatcttgtttacatagacaacgttctagtgacgtcagtcaacgctatatagcggccgtaatatgacggcaccgttttcggaggaatccaaagctttacgcgTGTGAGCGGGCGGGCGTGGCCGCCGCGTCGGGGAGGCGCGGGGCGGGGACGCCTAGAAGTGGAAGCCGTCGTGCGCGCCGGCCTGCGCCGGGTCGAACGTGAACCCGCCGTCCGCCGCCGCCGGCACCAGCGTCGCGTCCTCCTCCTGGAATCACAAATAAAACTGTTATTTtactactcgtcgactgcaatgcttgaattaagacttcgtataacaaagtgaaatcgcatactgtttttactatgggaccccaactcaactataatatttattcgatACAgcttagtcaactataatattcatttcgataccgttgagtcaactataatattcatttcgatacagtttagtcaactataatgaaattgaccaatcgaaagcgcagagcaagtaccagggccttaTGAGTTACAAGAAAGTGTCGTTACCAACCGGCCGGaagcgcggggcgcggggccggggcgcgtacgagtatgaaggtatcgcggctgctcgcacaTCTTAGCTGTacacttttggtttttttacctacatatatgattcttctactagttttaagtattttaaacaatactacattattgtcgaggttcggaagtcaTCATCACCATCCTGTCCTAGCCGATTTCGGCCTCGGCGACTGGATATTCACTGGCTAttgagagcgacgatcgtgAGCTCTCAGGTGGCCGACGTAGCCTATTTTTGCGGCGAATGTACGTCCACACTCaccgcaggtcagcacccctccgacaaaattgtagtttatgaccgcaggtggtcgggcctagacatgggtaactccggagtgatagataaaaaagatatatatctttctcgtttcatgaatcactcttcttgtctttacgaatccgaatgtatcagtatatccgTACCTCTCACTCCCTCGGCGACGATTTATGAAAGCGATAAGCGAAGTCTCGGTCGCGCATCGACCGAAGTAACACGAACGAGCGACAGCGGTCGTTCGGACGGATTCGGACGCGTCATTATAATTaactactctctctctctcatgacTCAAAGTCAGCAAGTGCCGATGTTGCGAGCGGGACGACTGTTACACacggatataaagatataaaagagtgatacatatcccaatgataaaaagatatatatcaatctttTCCCTCTACTGACACATTTCGCCCATGTCTAGTCGGGCCTTTAACTCGTCACGCTTCGCGTCGAGTTCCACTCGCCTCTGTTCTTCAAAGGCTCGCACTTTTGTACTCACTATATGCCGCCACTTCGGCCGATCTTGTGCCGAAGTCTCCCAGGTTCAATGTCACATCTCCACATGTGACGCTTCAGCACATCTTTGTAGCGCAAAAGTTGGCCGCCCTGTTTCCGCTACtcggttcggaagtagctacccgctggctgaggattcgttaacggacgaccttgggagtccgtttaattgaatccgaagccggCAAGTAGCCtgccagccgagtcatatatagtgcttttctcaaaaatggtgcaggaaatagaaatattttacagaagcgacgttctaattttcacagataaaagtaaaatcattaaaaagatttgctttgccgcctttaaaaaaatagaagtgtatttttctgctgtaaatacgccaacctattcgagacacctaaatagtcgcggtaccaacattataataataagcactgatcatctgtttggctgtttaatggacctatgccttcatttgatatggccatttcaactgactataaactacgcacttcacGACctatttttaaccggcaacgtcgactttgccgtccatttttgagaaaaataactttcatgacaatttttttttatcactaaCTATACTTTCAACGATCACGTTATCATAACAACTATATAAACACACATACATAAAACTTCTGCCTAATTTCGAATATTCATAACATCCATATATCGTAATTTAGGATTTACCGATTTAAAGTTACTTACCTGGTCAGCAAAGTATTACTTGACGATATCATAGACCATCTTGATCTCATTCTTCTCGTGGCTCTATAGGGCTTCGATGCGGTCCAGGCCTCCACACTCCTCAATGAGGTTgacccacagacaatccaacctctagacataacatagtcgcgctaccccctctgccacacatacggtagcgttactccatcttcgagtcaatcccgtgccgtgattggtccgtgtctttgaacggactaatcacggcacgggattcgctcacctcgcacccccgtatttttggcagcatcggtttcatgaaagaattggcctaagctcagtctagaggttggattgtcagtgggttGACCCCTTCCACTGCTCACCAGAGACGATATTACAAATAATGGAATAACTTACCTCGTCAGCAAAGTATTGCTCAATGATATCATAGGCCATCTTGTAGATCTCGTTTTTCTCGTGACTCTGTAGGGCTTCGATGCGGTCCAGGCCTCCGCACTCCTCGATAAGGTTGGCCACTTCCACAGCGCCCTCGCCAGCCATCTTCAGCATGTTGCTGAGCCCGTCAAGCACCACCTATggagaaaaaaattacatttaaactaaGACATACCTAACTATTCTCTTTCTAACATGTTAAGTCAAATGATAAATTAATATGGACAAACAGATGTGGGATAACCCATTGCGTATTCTGTCCCTCACGACGCATGCATATAGCAACTCTATTGTATAGATAGGTAGCTTAGTTTAGCTTTTAGCACACACATATCGTCGCtttacttactcaacctcatctgcaataatcatttgatggaaatgtcgcttttcttacattcggaatacgggtgtttttgccatcaaatgagtgttgcagatacgaggttgagtaagtatagcggcgacaTACACAGACATATTTCCACTAAACACAAttttcattaacattaacacccTCGCTGTGGCAATTAAAGCTGTtacagacgggcgtaccggaccGTGAACTCGGTCCGGTCAGCAAgtatttctcgctctcacttatagctgcgtccttgaCGGACGTGCGGCGGACCACCTTCCACACGACCGAACAGGCCTCGGACCGGACCAATGTGGAggtccggtacgcccgtctgttagAGCGTTTAGTGTAACTCGTATTTAAGCATATCTTGTATCGAGCCCTTTGACCGGTGCCGGTTAAAGTTATCTTGTCAGACAGGTTTAttgataacactgatttaaactttcacgatttttacacattctccgagaccacggggacaacgccgtcctcgaaacgtcggaggtaaatcttaaaacttagatatgcgattaagtcccgttgtataatttaataaggttTATTGATAACAAAGAAACCACTTTAAATGCGTCAGGGgttaaaaatatatcagaacaACAATAAAAGCATGTTTGCTTTTAACAAGGTGAATGTATTGACAgtggt contains:
- the LOC134648406 gene encoding uncharacterized protein LOC134648406; this encodes MLSRREKLYVQPWEERRFQDHRSKVRSALPAIDDRPPPPRAHVAVKLKKYQREADRARKIERDNYSLLQRLSSIMRTKRLDNCWETPLPNFRHKVGIFYEEDALSGRVAARACSQVSEDCSYTGHVKCFACYQKRKTVLQLNKVYGTRSSSSTLPSI